In Gimesia benthica, a single window of DNA contains:
- the groL gene encoding chaperonin GroEL (60 kDa chaperone family; promotes refolding of misfolded polypeptides especially under stressful conditions; forms two stacked rings of heptamers to form a barrel-shaped 14mer; ends can be capped by GroES; misfolded proteins enter the barrel where they are refolded when GroES binds): MAKQLLFEDRARTKLQKGVQTISDAVAITMGPTGRNVIIDKNFGNPVVTKDGVTVSKEVEVEDPFENMGAKLVNEVATKTSDIAGDGTTTATVLARSIYTEGLRGLSLGANPMVVRRGIDKAVEAAVEAIEALAKPVTEKAEIAQVGAISANNDNEIGNLIADAVEKVGRDGVITVEEGKGNETTLSFADGMQFDKGYISPYFVTDTEGMKCILEDCYILIHESKISALRDLVPLLEKVSQTGKPLLIIAEDVEGEPLTALVVNKLRGVLNIAAVKAPGFGDRRKAMLADIAVLTGGTVISEDLGIKLESVELAQLGQAKQVEITKDSCTLIEGAGDTEALQARVAQIRGQLQKTESEYDREKFQERLAKLTGGVAIISVGAATEAEMKQTKARMEDALHATRAAVEEGILPGGGVALLRSIEAVTKVKGKNDDEKIGINIVARALEGPIRQIAENCGVDGAVIADEVKELSGANGYNAYSGEYVDMFKAGIIDPAKVVKNALKNAASIAGLMLTTQVLITRSESTEGGKLADVEGSVR, encoded by the coding sequence GTGGCAAAGCAACTTTTGTTTGAAGATCGCGCACGTACCAAGCTGCAAAAAGGCGTGCAAACTATCAGCGACGCTGTAGCCATCACCATGGGCCCCACCGGGCGCAATGTGATCATCGATAAAAACTTTGGTAACCCCGTGGTCACCAAAGACGGTGTTACAGTCAGTAAAGAAGTGGAAGTCGAAGATCCCTTCGAAAACATGGGAGCCAAACTGGTCAATGAAGTCGCAACCAAGACCAGTGATATCGCTGGTGACGGTACGACCACTGCCACGGTTTTAGCTCGTTCCATTTACACCGAAGGTCTGCGTGGTCTGTCACTGGGTGCCAACCCGATGGTTGTTCGTCGTGGAATCGACAAAGCCGTTGAAGCAGCTGTCGAAGCAATCGAAGCCCTGGCCAAGCCGGTCACTGAGAAAGCAGAAATCGCTCAGGTCGGCGCCATCTCCGCCAACAACGACAACGAAATCGGCAACCTCATCGCTGATGCGGTTGAAAAAGTTGGTCGCGATGGTGTAATCACCGTTGAAGAAGGTAAGGGTAACGAAACCACTCTTTCCTTCGCTGACGGGATGCAGTTCGACAAAGGTTACATTTCTCCCTACTTTGTGACTGACACCGAAGGCATGAAATGCATCCTGGAAGACTGCTACATTCTGATTCACGAATCCAAGATCTCCGCCCTGCGGGATCTGGTTCCACTGCTGGAAAAAGTGTCTCAGACCGGTAAACCCCTGCTGATCATCGCTGAAGATGTCGAAGGTGAGCCGCTGACCGCCCTGGTTGTGAACAAACTGCGTGGCGTTCTGAATATCGCTGCCGTGAAAGCTCCCGGCTTCGGCGACCGTCGTAAAGCCATGCTGGCTGACATCGCTGTGCTCACCGGCGGTACCGTGATCTCAGAAGACCTCGGTATCAAACTCGAATCTGTCGAACTGGCCCAGCTGGGACAGGCCAAGCAGGTCGAAATCACCAAAGACTCCTGCACTCTGATCGAAGGTGCCGGCGATACCGAAGCCCTGCAGGCTCGCGTCGCCCAGATCCGCGGACAGTTGCAGAAGACCGAAAGCGAATACGATCGCGAAAAATTCCAGGAACGCCTGGCAAAACTGACCGGCGGCGTCGCCATCATCTCTGTCGGTGCAGCCACCGAAGCAGAAATGAAACAGACCAAAGCCCGTATGGAAGATGCACTGCACGCAACTCGTGCTGCTGTCGAAGAAGGAATTCTTCCCGGCGGTGGCGTGGCTCTGCTCCGATCCATCGAAGCGGTTACCAAGGTCAAAGGCAAGAACGATGACGAGAAAATCGGCATCAACATTGTCGCCCGTGCCCTGGAAGGCCCGATTCGTCAGATCGCAGAAAACTGCGGTGTTGACGGTGCTGTGATCGCCGACGAAGTGAAAGAGCTGAGTGGCGCCAACGGATACAATGCCTACAGCGGCGAATATGTTGACATGTTCAAAGCCGGCATCATCGATCCTGCCAAGGTTGTCAAGAACGCTCTGAAAAATGCCGCCTCAATCGCAGGCCTGATGCTCACAACCCAGGTACTTATCACTCGCAGTGAAAGCACCGAAGGTGGTAAGCTGGCCGACGTTGAAGGCAGTGTAAGATAA